In Podarcis muralis chromosome 7, rPodMur119.hap1.1, whole genome shotgun sequence, the genomic stretch CCCACCAACCTTCTGGCCCTGTATGCCCTCATCAAGAAGCTGAAGACCAAGGCCACGCCcaactgtgtcctcctcctcaaccTCACTGTTTCTGACCTCTGCTTCCTGGCTTTCCTGCCCTTCAAGGTGGCAGAGGCAGTTGCCGGGCAGTGGCCTCTCCCCGCTCCCCTATGTCCCCTCAGTGGCCTCTTCTACTTCAGCACCATCTACTCCAGCACCCTCTTCCTCACAGCGGTGAGCGTGGAGCGCTACCTGGGCGTGGCCTACCCCATCCACTACAAGCTGAGGCGCCATTCGGCCTACGCGGCTGTGGCCAGCCTAGGCCTCTGGGCCTGCTCCTTTGCCCATTGCAGCATTGTGTACATCACTGAGTTTCAGCCATACAACAACACAGAGCCAGACAACGGCTCCCATAAAAACTGCTACAAAAACTTCACAGATGTCCAGCTCGCCATCCTGCTCCCCGTCCGCCTGGAGCTTGGCATTGTCCTTTTCCTGGTCCCATCCTTGGTCACTTGCTTCTGCTACTTCGGCTTCATGAGGATCGTGATCTCCTCACCGCACATCCGCAGGAGCAAAAAGCAGCGAGCCGTGGGGCTGGTGTCGGCCACATTAGCCGTCTTCATCGTCTGCTTCTCGCCTTACA encodes the following:
- the LOC114603510 gene encoding free fatty acid receptor 3-like, yielding MPSGVYLSIYLLTILTGFPTNLLALYALIKKLKTKATPNCVLLLNLTVSDLCFLAFLPFKVAEAVAGQWPLPAPLCPLSGLFYFSTIYSSTLFLTAVSVERYLGVAYPIHYKLRRHSAYAAVASLGLWACSFAHCSIVYITEFQPYNNTEPDNGSHKNCYKNFTDVQLAILLPVRLELGIVLFLVPSLVTCFCYFGFMRIVISSPHIRRSKKQRAVGLVSATLAVFIVCFSPYNISHVVGFIQWEDPRWRDEALLLSTFNASLDPVIFYFSSSAVQRSCWGFLTRVERVCALPSVIRKVFYRESEKLGRAGPQEAVCCSRL